Proteins from a single region of Apis mellifera strain DH4 linkage group LG7, Amel_HAv3.1, whole genome shotgun sequence:
- the LOC410041 gene encoding uncharacterized protein LOC410041 isoform X2 — protein MSITASTERMETTKDLPKKKFININLLSLKLLLFLFFGGMGCLFPFLPLHMTEMGLSIDQIRMISIISPAIAILGPLIAAPIADKLADHQGRNDKSTGRYLRLMIAIACILSAIFYAFLLLIPTVNRIELPRERRPGLKFNCDQTGAVVLQEKCKNHISCHRWSDESRIGSLLLEGCDYACYPTGLKRWHSDNNDGSTTFATTDSDIIVLDGSGETTVIPLESEIYSQEQEEIKKMRRFAMPHNEPPHLCFKEGDNIICHVYTKYSGNLAINATLRQALNSKSDQDWCVYPLAEYFACRIPLELETRMAEIFQSCTIECDLVDPYTLPDSILIESQCQQTEDWSYLVFWTYLTIRSIADIFPTTAVALIDAAVVIVTRETSCGRGDVGRQLAFGSLGFAIFGPLTGYLCTLMENLNSFYYLPIGIHAVMMLLAALVAFCANGMPLSPPEWWWHTRSGMLALPMSAIKRYGSETAALVIVLIVMGTFWSAMDSYLPLHLQKLGGDELPIGVAMTIGAIPAFLFLWKSEHLVDYCGHSNLLITAFTVYIIRFTGLSLIAEPWWSLISEGLEVFTLGIMWITAILYLRHLVPRHLTVTAQALPVIAHFCIGRCIGAVIGAYINVNSSDIIDSLRFVYRCMAVAAAAVAGLYFILYHGILKPRCHAHIIQGPRQPPTVVQAMNGNGNYTPLRVYHNGMGRKGQFRY, from the exons ATGTCAATCACGGCTTCTACGGAAAGAATGGAAACAACTAAGGATCTaccgaaaaagaaatttattaacattaaccttctttcattaaaacttctattattcctcttttttggag gaATGGGATGTCTCTTCCCCTTTCTTCCCTTACATATGACGGAAATGGGATTGAGTATCGACCAAATCCGTATGATCTCAATAATTTCACCAGCAATCGCAATCCTGGGACCTCTGATTGCCGCTCCTATTGCGGATAAATTAGCAGATCATCAGGgaagaaatgataaatcgaCAGGTCGTTATCTAAGATTGATGATCGCTATAGCCTGTATTTTATCTGCCATTTTTTATGCTTTTCTCTTATTGATTCCAACGGTTAACCGCATTGAACTTCCAAGAGAAAGAAGACCAGGCCTGAAGTTTAATTGTGATCAAACAGGGGCAGTGGTATtgcaagaaaaatgtaaaaatcatatttcttgCCATAGATGGTCTGACGAAAGCAGAATTGGTTCATTGCTTTTAGAAGGTTGCGATTATGCTTGTTACCCTACAGGATTAAAACGATGGCATTCTGACAATAATGATGGATCCACTACTTTTGCAACAACCGATTCTGATATAATTGTTCTAGATGGCAGTGGCGAAACGACAGTGATTCCTCTTGAAAGTGAAATATATTCCCag gaaCAAGaggaaatcaaaaaaatgCGAAGATTTGCCATGCCTCATAACGAACCACCTCatttatgttttaaagaaGGTGACAATATTATTTGTCACGTTTATACTAAGTATTCAGGCAATTTGGCCATAAATGCCACTTTGAGACAAGCCTTAAACAGCAAAAGTGATCAAGATTGGTGTGTATATCCCTTGGCTGAATATTTTGCTTGTCGTATACCTCTAGAATTGGAAACCAGAATggcagaaatttttcaaagttgtACTATTGAATGTGATTTAGTTGATCCGTATACTCTTCcag ATAGCATCCTCATAGAAAGCCAATGTCAACAGACAGAAGATTGGTCTTATTTAGTTTTTTGGACATACTTAACCATTCGATCAATCGCTGATATTTTCCCAACAACAGCTGTAGCTTTAATTGATGCAGCAGTTGTTATAGTTACTAGAGAAACATCTTGTGGACGTGGAGATGTGGGACGTCAATTAGCTTTCGGTTCTCTTGGATTTGCCATCTTTGGTCCCTTAACTGGTTACTTATGCACActtatggaaaatttgaattctttcTACTATCTGCCAATTGGTATACATGCTGTAATGATGCTTTTGGCAGCTCTTGTAGCTTTTTGTGCCAACGGCATGCCACTTAGTCCACCGGAATGGTGGTGGCATACCAGAAGCGGCATGCTGGCACTTCCCATGAGCGCTATCAAAAGATATGGTAGTGAAACCGCCGCTCTTGTAATTGTACTCATCGTTATGGGAACTTTTTGGAGCGCCATGGATAGTTATTTGCCttt acatTTACAGAAGTTGGGAGGTGATGAACTTCCCATTGGTGTAGCTATGACCATTGGAGCAATTCCagcatttttattcctttggAAGTCTGAACATTTAGTTGATTACTGTGGTCACAGTAATCTTCTTATCACTGCCTTTACTGTGTATATTATTAG gtTTACTGGTTTAAGCCTCATAGCAGAACCTTGGTGGTCTTTAATTTCGGAAGGCCTCGAAGTCTTTACGTTAGGAATTATGTGGATTACTGCCATTCTTTATCTGAGACATCTTGTACCACGTCATTTAACAGTGACTGCTCAAGCACTGCCTGTGATTGCACATTTCTGCATCG GTCGATGCATCGGAGCCGTAATTGGTGCTTATATCAATGTCAATAGCTCTGATATCATCGATTCATTGAGATTTGTTTATCGTTGCATGGCCGTTGCTGCCGCAGCCGTTGctggtttatattttattttgtaccaTGGTATATTGAAGCCACGATGTCATGCACATATCATACAAGGACCACGACAACCTCCTACTGTTGTACaag cgaTGAAcggaaatggaaattatacACCGCTCAGAGTTTACCACAACGGTATGGGCAGAAAAGGTCAATTTCGCTATTGa
- the LOC410041 gene encoding uncharacterized protein LOC410041 isoform X1, with amino-acid sequence MSITASTERMETTKDLPKKKFININLLSLKLLLFLFFGGMGCLFPFLPLHMTEMGLSIDQIRMISIISPAIAILGPLIAAPIADKLADHQGRNDKSTGRYLRLMIAIACILSAIFYAFLLLIPTVNRIELPRERRPGLKFNCDQTGAVVLQEKCKNHISCHRWSDESRIGSLLLEGCDYACYPTGLKRWHSDNNDGSTTFATTDSDIIVLDGSGETTVIPLESEIYSQEQEEIKKMRRFAMPHNEPPHLCFKEGDNIICHVYTKYSGNLAINATLRQALNSKSDQDWCVYPLAEYFACRIPLELETRMAEIFQSCTIECDLVDPYTLPDSILIESQCQQTEDWSYLVFWTYLTIRSIADIFPTTAVALIDAAVVIVTRETSCGRGDVGRQLAFGSLGFAIFGPLTGYLCTLMENLNSFYYLPIGIHAVMMLLAALVAFCANGMPLSPPEWWWHTRSGMLALPMSAIKRYGSETAALVIVLIVMGTFWSAMDSYLPLHLQKLGGDELPIGVAMTIGAIPAFLFLWKSEHLVDYCGHSNLLITAFTVYIIRFTGLSLIAEPWWSLISEGLEVFTLGIMWITAILYLRHLVPRHLTVTAQALPVIAHFCIGRCIGAVIGAYINVNSSDIIDSLRFVYRCMAVAAAAVAGLYFILYHGILKPRCHAHIIQGPRQPPTVVQAAIKEYELTMNGNGNYTPLRVYHNGMGRKGQFRY; translated from the exons ATGTCAATCACGGCTTCTACGGAAAGAATGGAAACAACTAAGGATCTaccgaaaaagaaatttattaacattaaccttctttcattaaaacttctattattcctcttttttggag gaATGGGATGTCTCTTCCCCTTTCTTCCCTTACATATGACGGAAATGGGATTGAGTATCGACCAAATCCGTATGATCTCAATAATTTCACCAGCAATCGCAATCCTGGGACCTCTGATTGCCGCTCCTATTGCGGATAAATTAGCAGATCATCAGGgaagaaatgataaatcgaCAGGTCGTTATCTAAGATTGATGATCGCTATAGCCTGTATTTTATCTGCCATTTTTTATGCTTTTCTCTTATTGATTCCAACGGTTAACCGCATTGAACTTCCAAGAGAAAGAAGACCAGGCCTGAAGTTTAATTGTGATCAAACAGGGGCAGTGGTATtgcaagaaaaatgtaaaaatcatatttcttgCCATAGATGGTCTGACGAAAGCAGAATTGGTTCATTGCTTTTAGAAGGTTGCGATTATGCTTGTTACCCTACAGGATTAAAACGATGGCATTCTGACAATAATGATGGATCCACTACTTTTGCAACAACCGATTCTGATATAATTGTTCTAGATGGCAGTGGCGAAACGACAGTGATTCCTCTTGAAAGTGAAATATATTCCCag gaaCAAGaggaaatcaaaaaaatgCGAAGATTTGCCATGCCTCATAACGAACCACCTCatttatgttttaaagaaGGTGACAATATTATTTGTCACGTTTATACTAAGTATTCAGGCAATTTGGCCATAAATGCCACTTTGAGACAAGCCTTAAACAGCAAAAGTGATCAAGATTGGTGTGTATATCCCTTGGCTGAATATTTTGCTTGTCGTATACCTCTAGAATTGGAAACCAGAATggcagaaatttttcaaagttgtACTATTGAATGTGATTTAGTTGATCCGTATACTCTTCcag ATAGCATCCTCATAGAAAGCCAATGTCAACAGACAGAAGATTGGTCTTATTTAGTTTTTTGGACATACTTAACCATTCGATCAATCGCTGATATTTTCCCAACAACAGCTGTAGCTTTAATTGATGCAGCAGTTGTTATAGTTACTAGAGAAACATCTTGTGGACGTGGAGATGTGGGACGTCAATTAGCTTTCGGTTCTCTTGGATTTGCCATCTTTGGTCCCTTAACTGGTTACTTATGCACActtatggaaaatttgaattctttcTACTATCTGCCAATTGGTATACATGCTGTAATGATGCTTTTGGCAGCTCTTGTAGCTTTTTGTGCCAACGGCATGCCACTTAGTCCACCGGAATGGTGGTGGCATACCAGAAGCGGCATGCTGGCACTTCCCATGAGCGCTATCAAAAGATATGGTAGTGAAACCGCCGCTCTTGTAATTGTACTCATCGTTATGGGAACTTTTTGGAGCGCCATGGATAGTTATTTGCCttt acatTTACAGAAGTTGGGAGGTGATGAACTTCCCATTGGTGTAGCTATGACCATTGGAGCAATTCCagcatttttattcctttggAAGTCTGAACATTTAGTTGATTACTGTGGTCACAGTAATCTTCTTATCACTGCCTTTACTGTGTATATTATTAG gtTTACTGGTTTAAGCCTCATAGCAGAACCTTGGTGGTCTTTAATTTCGGAAGGCCTCGAAGTCTTTACGTTAGGAATTATGTGGATTACTGCCATTCTTTATCTGAGACATCTTGTACCACGTCATTTAACAGTGACTGCTCAAGCACTGCCTGTGATTGCACATTTCTGCATCG GTCGATGCATCGGAGCCGTAATTGGTGCTTATATCAATGTCAATAGCTCTGATATCATCGATTCATTGAGATTTGTTTATCGTTGCATGGCCGTTGCTGCCGCAGCCGTTGctggtttatattttattttgtaccaTGGTATATTGAAGCCACGATGTCATGCACATATCATACAAGGACCACGACAACCTCCTACTGTTGTACaag CTGCTATTAAGGAATATGAATTAA cgaTGAAcggaaatggaaattatacACCGCTCAGAGTTTACCACAACGGTATGGGCAGAAAAGGTCAATTTCGCTATTGa
- the LOC409083 gene encoding uncharacterized protein LOC409083, producing the protein MDISSMLEVQVNEVKEVDSKENVTPRELLPSTTNVPVSISQEECSYYKLMFGNEISAVRFQRLHCTACDAHIGSAPADSHNMFEHPVLHTLLCAKCRDFYGDGTFEQGDDATDMFCRWCANGGNLYCCSFCSNTFCYKCIKRNFDPILRKKIEADEKWKCFVCDPRDLYNLRGTCWALLQHIQTMNRLFQNNCNMSQEEIDEKINTDESKCCPRRRKRKRRRNGSNSEEDDETYTPKQIVSNVLSKRKKRGRKVRFSDGNNTSLTNNYHSGISDDTTMDHNEILPSLLSCEQTMVECENVTVNGDGMVIAQPRVYPGRVNSTIARQSTMCSTSVVSVVTNPKFVQLATPIVPLRHTSNSLNQMNQMNLYQTLHSAPTPMVTIPNQNINILNRSRFPLPESHTSCITANSNIIEIESDSEDVAVVGPSQVPRSSKNFTTNNKAVPVALVSSKNNYNNVKRQEVQERRNVKTLNQRLFPHGKEINNILVNLKTKFQGLFETSQREELKKYELNDARLLIKQFHCDIRDTITQLAYINDRIIREYNRWKRYQTKVGIIHCSDENNTRKKINCEEIPLDMICTNESDSDTNIDNEIEYSIMDPSDLIGTTNVVDGINFFKKRNTIDRAVGNHSALLADKSVQINTMELQDYDRCISYFALKKVTQQSEKRNISISSVKQINKSLGNYEDHFIQFLQKQNIKSRIIQTENFKELPDPNETSLKDLIEANSPFISEMLGTMDKSNVSSNSNSNISVKKESDLKSYESRRGNSITCKAVDDLVKMVSNINDDLDKKTAANEFIDDLKNQIETQKKHFSIADNLGVLSTSNNNEQNSNKSIAIGSESSNEDDCTIIDD; encoded by the exons ATGGATATTTCAAGTATGCTTGAAGTACAAGTGAATGAAGTGAAGGAAGTAGACAGTAAAGAAAATG TAACTCCCAGAGAACTACTTCCAAGTACGACAAATGTACCAGTATCTATTTCTCAAGAGGAGTGTAGCTATTATAAACTTATGTTTGGCAATG agATCTCAGCAGTACGGTTTCAAAGATTACATTGCACAGCATGCGATGCACATATTGGATCTGCACCTGCAGATTCTCATAATATGTTTGAACATCCTGTACTACATACATTGCTCTGTGCAAAATGCAGAGATTTCTATGGAGATGGCACCTTTGAACAAg GTGATGATGCAACAGATATGTTTTGTAGATGGTGTGCAAATGGTGGTAATTTATATTGCTGCTCTTTTTGTAGTAATACATTTTGTTACaaatgtattaaaagaaattttgatcctatattgagaaaaaagattgaagcagatgaaaaatggaaatgctTCGTCTGTGATCCCagagatttatataatttaagaggAACTTGTTGGGCTTTGCTACAACATATTCAGACAATGAATAG attatttcaaaataattgtaatatgtcTCAAGAGGAAATagacgaaaaaataaatactgatGAATCAAAATGCTGTCCACGTAGAAGAAAACGAAAGCGTCGACGAAACGGTTCAAATTCAGAAGAAGATGATGAAACGTATACACCCAAACAAATAGTATCAAATGTTCTTTCCAAACGTAAAAAAAGAGGACGAAAAGTAAGATTTTCCGATGGAAATAATACATCTCtaactaataattatcatagCGGAATATCAGATGATACAACTATGGATCATAACGAAATATTACCATCTTTACTTTCATGCGAGCAAACAATGGTTGAATGTGAAAATGTGACTGTTAATGGAGATGGTATGGTTATAGCGCAACCTCGAGTATATCCTGGTCGAGTAAATTCTACAATTGCTCGGCAATCAACAATGTGTAGTACATCTGTCGTAAGCGTCGTTACAAATCCAAAATTTGTACAACTTGCAACTCCCATTGTACCTCTTCGTCATACTTCTAATTCACTAAATCAAATGaatcaaatgaatttatatcagACATTACATTCTGCACCAACTCCAATGGTTACCATACCTAATCagaacattaatatattaaatcgatcACGGTTCCCTTTACCCGAGTCGCATACGTCATGTATAACtgcaaattcaaatattatagagATTGAAAGTGATTCAGAAGATGTAGCAGTTGTTGGTCCATCACAAGTTCCACGTTCTTCTAAGAATTTTACTACTAATAATAAAGCAGTACCTGTTGCTCTTGTaagttcaaaaaataattataataatgtaaagagACAAGAAGTACAAGAGCGGCGCAACGTAAAAACGTTAAACCAAAGGTTATTTCCTCATGGTAAAgagatcaataatattttagttaaTCTAAAAACGAAATTCCAAGGTTTATTTGAGACATCTCAACGAGAAGAACTTAAAAAGTATGAATTAAATGATGCTcgtcttttaattaaacaatttcattGCGATATACGTGATACTATAACTCAATTAGCATATATTAATGACAGAATAATACGGGAATATAATAGATGGAAAAGATATCAAACAAAAGTAGGAATTATTCATTGTTCGGATGAAAATAATactcgtaaaaaaattaattgtgaaGAAATACCTCTTGATATGATTTGTACAAATGAATCTGATTCGGACACTAATATTGATAACGAAATAGAATATAGCATTATGGATCCATCTGATCTGATTGGTACTACAAACGTGGtcgatggaataaattttttcaaaaagagaaatacTATAGACCGAGCCGTAGGGAACCATTCTGCTCTCTTAGCAGATAAATCGGTGCAAATAAATACTATGGAATTACAAGATTATGATCGATGTATAAGCTATTTTGCATTGAAAAAAGTGACTCAACAAtcagagaaaagaaatatttctatatcatctgttaaacaaattaataagtCACTTGGAAATTATGAAgatcattttattcaattcttacaaaagcaaaatataaaatctcgaATTATACAAACTGAAAACTTTAAAGAGTTACCTGATCCAAATGAAACATCGTTAAAGGATTTAATAGAAGCTAATTCACCATTTATTTCTGAAATGTTAGGAACTATGGATAAATCGAATGTTTCAAGCAAtagtaattcaaatatttctgttaaaaaagaaagcgaTCTAAAATCCTATGAATCGCGACGAGGAAATTCAATTACCTGCAAAGCTGTTGATGATCTTGTGAAAATGGTTAGTAATATAAACGATGATTTAGATAAAAAGACTGCCGcgaatgaatttattgatgatttaaaaaatcaaattgaaactcaaaaaaaacatttctctATTGCTGATAATCTTGGTGTATTAAGTACgtcaaataataatgaacaGAATTCCAACAAATCTATTGCCATAGGATCTGAAAGCAGCAATGAAGATGACTGTACTATTATtgacgattaa
- the LOC410041 gene encoding uncharacterized protein LOC410041 isoform X3 yields the protein MGCLFPFLPLHMTEMGLSIDQIRMISIISPAIAILGPLIAAPIADKLADHQGRNDKSTGRYLRLMIAIACILSAIFYAFLLLIPTVNRIELPRERRPGLKFNCDQTGAVVLQEKCKNHISCHRWSDESRIGSLLLEGCDYACYPTGLKRWHSDNNDGSTTFATTDSDIIVLDGSGETTVIPLESEIYSQEQEEIKKMRRFAMPHNEPPHLCFKEGDNIICHVYTKYSGNLAINATLRQALNSKSDQDWCVYPLAEYFACRIPLELETRMAEIFQSCTIECDLVDPYTLPDSILIESQCQQTEDWSYLVFWTYLTIRSIADIFPTTAVALIDAAVVIVTRETSCGRGDVGRQLAFGSLGFAIFGPLTGYLCTLMENLNSFYYLPIGIHAVMMLLAALVAFCANGMPLSPPEWWWHTRSGMLALPMSAIKRYGSETAALVIVLIVMGTFWSAMDSYLPLHLQKLGGDELPIGVAMTIGAIPAFLFLWKSEHLVDYCGHSNLLITAFTVYIIRFTGLSLIAEPWWSLISEGLEVFTLGIMWITAILYLRHLVPRHLTVTAQALPVIAHFCIGRCIGAVIGAYINVNSSDIIDSLRFVYRCMAVAAAAVAGLYFILYHGILKPRCHAHIIQGPRQPPTVVQAAIKEYELTMNGNGNYTPLRVYHNGMGRKGQFRY from the exons ATGGGATGTCTCTTCCCCTTTCTTCCCTTACATATGACGGAAATGGGATTGAGTATCGACCAAATCCGTATGATCTCAATAATTTCACCAGCAATCGCAATCCTGGGACCTCTGATTGCCGCTCCTATTGCGGATAAATTAGCAGATCATCAGGgaagaaatgataaatcgaCAGGTCGTTATCTAAGATTGATGATCGCTATAGCCTGTATTTTATCTGCCATTTTTTATGCTTTTCTCTTATTGATTCCAACGGTTAACCGCATTGAACTTCCAAGAGAAAGAAGACCAGGCCTGAAGTTTAATTGTGATCAAACAGGGGCAGTGGTATtgcaagaaaaatgtaaaaatcatatttcttgCCATAGATGGTCTGACGAAAGCAGAATTGGTTCATTGCTTTTAGAAGGTTGCGATTATGCTTGTTACCCTACAGGATTAAAACGATGGCATTCTGACAATAATGATGGATCCACTACTTTTGCAACAACCGATTCTGATATAATTGTTCTAGATGGCAGTGGCGAAACGACAGTGATTCCTCTTGAAAGTGAAATATATTCCCag gaaCAAGaggaaatcaaaaaaatgCGAAGATTTGCCATGCCTCATAACGAACCACCTCatttatgttttaaagaaGGTGACAATATTATTTGTCACGTTTATACTAAGTATTCAGGCAATTTGGCCATAAATGCCACTTTGAGACAAGCCTTAAACAGCAAAAGTGATCAAGATTGGTGTGTATATCCCTTGGCTGAATATTTTGCTTGTCGTATACCTCTAGAATTGGAAACCAGAATggcagaaatttttcaaagttgtACTATTGAATGTGATTTAGTTGATCCGTATACTCTTCcag ATAGCATCCTCATAGAAAGCCAATGTCAACAGACAGAAGATTGGTCTTATTTAGTTTTTTGGACATACTTAACCATTCGATCAATCGCTGATATTTTCCCAACAACAGCTGTAGCTTTAATTGATGCAGCAGTTGTTATAGTTACTAGAGAAACATCTTGTGGACGTGGAGATGTGGGACGTCAATTAGCTTTCGGTTCTCTTGGATTTGCCATCTTTGGTCCCTTAACTGGTTACTTATGCACActtatggaaaatttgaattctttcTACTATCTGCCAATTGGTATACATGCTGTAATGATGCTTTTGGCAGCTCTTGTAGCTTTTTGTGCCAACGGCATGCCACTTAGTCCACCGGAATGGTGGTGGCATACCAGAAGCGGCATGCTGGCACTTCCCATGAGCGCTATCAAAAGATATGGTAGTGAAACCGCCGCTCTTGTAATTGTACTCATCGTTATGGGAACTTTTTGGAGCGCCATGGATAGTTATTTGCCttt acatTTACAGAAGTTGGGAGGTGATGAACTTCCCATTGGTGTAGCTATGACCATTGGAGCAATTCCagcatttttattcctttggAAGTCTGAACATTTAGTTGATTACTGTGGTCACAGTAATCTTCTTATCACTGCCTTTACTGTGTATATTATTAG gtTTACTGGTTTAAGCCTCATAGCAGAACCTTGGTGGTCTTTAATTTCGGAAGGCCTCGAAGTCTTTACGTTAGGAATTATGTGGATTACTGCCATTCTTTATCTGAGACATCTTGTACCACGTCATTTAACAGTGACTGCTCAAGCACTGCCTGTGATTGCACATTTCTGCATCG GTCGATGCATCGGAGCCGTAATTGGTGCTTATATCAATGTCAATAGCTCTGATATCATCGATTCATTGAGATTTGTTTATCGTTGCATGGCCGTTGCTGCCGCAGCCGTTGctggtttatattttattttgtaccaTGGTATATTGAAGCCACGATGTCATGCACATATCATACAAGGACCACGACAACCTCCTACTGTTGTACaag CTGCTATTAAGGAATATGAATTAA cgaTGAAcggaaatggaaattatacACCGCTCAGAGTTTACCACAACGGTATGGGCAGAAAAGGTCAATTTCGCTATTGa
- the LOC551193 gene encoding TBC1 domain family member 19 → MTDNIEESKHTEESKKTSLKKSAEKLTEEIQSMANYKSLYTEIQKLVASTAVKREDFKNTLLDALKSNGLETEIRNTVFHWVRSQGSLSAASESTTNDVDLTYLKKAQIQWERRIQKSLNSTCNELNVPLARIRPNADREELAEKWNELSTYDIDLSQYRPLYAPKDFLDVLFSIRNPFFKKQPDELNWEFSHIEIRVKTLMQLRCLYVELAKGMPLLGVNPDMPSSENFANLEEERIYIGEKILKSNHAPIAQEFLKRGAPRALRGRLWSLVLGSAVKQNDLEYYEELKNMVLQYDIVIDKLIIKDVQLTARNDDQYFVFEDVLYKTMLCFSRDSEVLAPVTTDRSAGGQVIHAVLQGKPATLENTLVFPPSGVIPFHGFTMYATPFCYLYDDPCAMYYTFRAFYLRYWFRLHTVSSHEQGIVALCLLFERLLQCHEPLLWIHFRNIHIQPIRIVFKWIMRGFSGHLPPEQLLCLWDLILGYDSLEIIPLLAVTILSFRKENLMQVNNQQSVEAVLADLSSLKVVPLLQLALLRE, encoded by the exons atgacTGACAATATAGAAGAATCCAAACATACTGAAGAATCCAAAAAaacatcattaaaaaaatctgcAGAAAAATTAACAGAAGAAATACAAAGTATGGCTAATTATAAAAGTCTTTATACTGAAATTCAG AAACTCGTTGCTTCTACTGCAGtaaaaagagaagattttaaaaatacgttaTTGGACGCATTAAAAAGTAATGGTTTAGAAACAGAAATTAGAAATACGGTATTTCATTGGGTCAGATCGCaa gGTTCTTTATCTGCTGCATCAGAATCAACCACGAATGATGTGgatttaacttatttaaaaaaggctCAAATTCAATGGGAGCGTAGAatacaaaaatctttaaattcaaCATGCAATGAATTAAATGTGCCATTGGCACGCATAAGACCAAACGCAGATCGCGAAGAACTTGCTGAAAAATGGAATGAATTAAGCACTTATGATATCG atttgtCACAATATAGACCTCTTTACGCCCCAAAAGACTTCTTGGATGTGCTATTTTCTATTAGAAatcctttctttaaaaaacagcc AGATGAATTGAATTGGGAATTCAGCCACATAGAAATTCGCGTAAAAACACTCATGCAACtg agATGTTTATATGTGGAATTGGCAAAAGGTATGCCATTATTAGGAGTGAATCCGGATATGCCAAGTTcggaaaattttgcaaatctagaagaagaaagaatttatatcgGTGAGAAAATACTGAAATCGAATCATGCTCCAATTGcacaagaatttttgaaacgcgGAGCACCTCGAGCTCTTCGTGGTCGTTTGTGGTCTCTTGTGTTGGGATCCGCAGTaaaacaaaat gacttagaatattatgaagaattaaaaaatatggtaTTACAATATGATATTGTTATagataaactaataataaag GATGTACAGCTAACAGCCAGAAATGATgatcaatattttgtatttgaagatgttttatataaaacaatgttATGTTTTTCTCGTGATTCGGAAGTATTAGCACCTGTTACAACTGATAGAAGTGCTGGAGGTCAAGTAATACATGCTGTTTTACAAGGAAAACCAGCCACTTTGGAAAATACTCTAGTTTTTCCACCAAGTGGTGTGATTCCATTTCATGGCTTTACGATGTATG ctACACCGTTTTGTTACTTATATGACGATCCATGTGCAATGTATTATACCTTTCGAGCTTTTTATTTGCGGTATTGGTTTCGATTGCACACCGTTTCTAGTCACGAACAAGGTATTGTAGCATTATGTTTGCTCTTTGAGAGATTACTACAATGTCACGAACCTTTGCTTTGGATTCATTTTAGAAACATTCATATACAACc gatTAGAATTGTTTTTAAGTGGATCATGAGAGGTTTCAGTGGCCATTTGCCACCAGAACAATTGCTTTGTCTTTGGGATCTAATTTTAGGATACGATTCATTAGAAATTATCCCTTTACTTGCAGTCACTATATTGAGTTTccgaaaggaaaatttgatgCAAGTCAATAATCAACAAAGTGTAGaa gcTGTCTTGGCAGACTTATCTTCTTTAAAGGTTGTTCCATTATTGCAATTGGCTTTATtaagagaataa